One Gossypium hirsutum isolate 1008001.06 chromosome A11, Gossypium_hirsutum_v2.1, whole genome shotgun sequence genomic window carries:
- the LOC107924174 gene encoding paired amphipathic helix protein Sin3-like 2 isoform X3: protein MKRVKDDLYSGSHFKRPFGSSRPESHGQNQMPSGGGGEGGGGGGGGGGISQKLTTNDALTYLKEVREMFQDQKEKYDMFLEVMKDFKAQRTDTAGVIARVKELFKGHNNLIYGFNTFLPKGYEITLDEDEAPAKKTVQFEEAISFVNKIKKRFQNDERVYKSFLDILNMYRKEHKDINEVYCEVASLFEDHPDLLEEFKRFLPDPSAAPLTQQVPYGQNSAHRYNERSSATATLRQIQMDKRRRDRIITSHADHGISVDHPELDDDKTMMKMQKEQRKRLEKENRDRRTRDLDDSKHDNNRDCNLQRIHDKKRYGRKIEGFASYDDRDTFKSMCNQGFIFCERVKERLCSSDDYQAFLKCLNIYSNGIIKRNDLQNLVTDLLGKHPDLMNEFNQFLERCENTDGLLAGVISKKSLSGDGHASRPWKLEEKDREQKRELEGAKERERCREKYMAKSIQELDLSTCQRCTPSYRLLPDDYPIPSASQRSELGAQVLNDYWVSVTSGSEDYSFKHMRRNQYEESLFRCEDDRFELDMLLESVSSTAKRAEDLLNGINENKINVDSVVRIEDHFTVLNLRCIERLYGDHGLDVMEILRKNPALALPVILTRLKQKQEEWTKCRLDFNKVWAEIYLKNHYKSLDHRSFYFKQQDSKNLSTKSLVAEIKELKEKNQNEDDVLMASIAGHRQPLAPHLEYDYLDVGIHEDLYKLIEYSCEEMCSTKELLDKVMMLWTTFLEPMLSVPPRPNGKEGTDDDGKAQNPTVNFTGSSIAECDGSPRADANVNSEPQKGASDGDENSSPELPNSCRNGLTNGGTLAEEEPSGRVYRDDSKLEKEINCAADKRSGVNILAIEAENNQSRNNTEGASAASRPTSVAAGKGHESEVNVDLLHSSEGARVTKHALLVNGEPTDGFSASRYHEESTGPSKIEKEEGELSPSGDFQDYSIAYSDAGLKAVPKAKHGIENRQYWSGTAKELHPGDAGGENDADADDEDSGNASEAGDNASGNESAGDECSREEHEEEEEMGCDEVDGKAESEGEAEGLTDAHVGGDGMSSFSEHFLFTVKPLSKHVPAVLSEEDRNSSCVFYANDDFYVLFRLHRILYERVLSAKTNSTAAEIKCKSSKDASSSDFYARFTSALYHLLDGSADNAKFEDECRAIIGNQSYELFTLDKLIYKLVKQLQAVVTDEMDNKLLQLFDYEKSRKHRKTTDSVYYENARVLLHEDNIYRLKSSSSPSRLSIQLMDNVIEKPEAFAVAMEPYFSASLHNDFLSVYPGKNEPHGITLRRNKKKYASLDEFAATCMAMEGVELVNGLENKIACNSYKISYVLDTEDFFFRRRRKSPQCRSSYNNQARVQRFHKFLSASQ, encoded by the exons ATGAAGCGAGTAAAAGATGATTTATATTCTGGTTCGCATTTTAAACGTCCATTTGGTTCTTCAAGGCCTGAAtc CCATGGGCAAAACCAAATGCCAAGTGGAGGTGGGGGTGAAGGTGGAGGAGGTGGTGGTGGGG GAGGAGGTATATCACAGAAACTGACTACCAATGATGCCTTAACATATCTAAAGGAAGTGAGGGAGATGTTTCAGGATCAAAAAGAGAAGTATGACATGTTCCTTGAAGTCATGAAGGATTTCAAGGCTCAAAG GACTGACACAGCCGGTGTCATTGCCCGAGTTAAAGAATTATTCAAAGGGCATAACAACTTGATTTATGGATTTAATACCTTCCTGCCAAAGGGTTATGAAATAACCCTTGATGAAGATGAGGCTCCAGCAAAAAAGACAGTTCAATTTGAAGAAGCGATCagttttgtaaataaaataaag AAACGTTTTCAAAATGATGAGCGTGTTTATAAATCATTCCTTGATATCTTGAATATGTACCGGAAGGAGCACAAGGACATAAATGAGGTCTATTGTGAG GTTGCTTCTCTTTTTGAGGACCACCCAGATCTGCTCGAGGAGTTCAAAAGATTTTTACCAGATCCTTCAGCAGCACCTTTGACGCAACAAGTTCCGTATGGTCAAAATTCAGCTCATCGCTATAATGAGAGAAGCTCTGCTACAGCCACCTTGCGGCAGATACAAATGGACAAG CGTCGAAGGGATAGGATTATTACCTCCCATGCTGATCATGGTATCAGTGTTGATCATCCTGAACTGGACGATGACAAAACTATGATGAAAATGCAGAAGGAGCAGAGAAAGCGTTTGGAAAAGGAAAATAGGGATAGGAGAACTCGTGATCTGGATGATTCCAAGCATGACAACAATAGGGATTGTAATTTGCAGCGTATTCATGATAAAAAAAGATATGGAAGGAAGATTGAAGGATTTGCCTCTTATGATGATAGAGATACTTTTAAAA GCATGTGCAACCAGGGGTTCATATTCTGTGAGAGAGTTAAGGAGAGGCTATGCAGCTCAGATGACTATCAGGCATTCTTAAAGTGTCTTAACATTTACAGCAATGGAATAATCAAAAGAAATGATTTGcaaaatttg GTGACCGATTTACTTGGCAAGCATCCAGATCTTATGAATGAGTTCAATCAGTTCTTGGAGCGTTGTGAGAATACTG ATGGGCTTCTTGCTGGTGTTATCAGTAAAA AATCACTTAGTGGTGATGGGCATGCATCCAGGCCATGGAAGTTAGAAGAAAAAGATAGAGAGCAAAAACGTGAATTGGAGGGAGCTAAGGAAAGGGAGAGATGCAGGGAGAAGTATATGGCAAAGTCCATACAGGAGCTTGACCTATCTACCTGCCAACGTTGTACCCCAAGCTATCGGCTTCTACCTGATGAT TATCCAATACCTTCAGCTAGTCAGAGATCAGAGCTTGGTGCTCAAGTGCTGAATGATTATTGGGTATCTGTGACCTCTGGAAGCGAGGATTATTCTTTTAAGCACATGCGCAGAAATCAGTATGAAGAGAGTTTGTTCAGATGTGAGGATGATAG ATTTGAGCTGGATATGTTGTTAGAATCTGTGAGCTCGACTGCCAAGCGTGCTGAGGACTTGCTGAATGgcattaatgaaaataaaatcaatGTGGATTCTGTGGTTCGCATAGAAGACCACTTTACTG TTCTAAATTTAAGGTGCATTGAGCGTTTATACGGTGACCATGGTCTTGATGTAATGGAAATATTACGTAAAAATCCTGCTCTTGCGTTACCTGTCATTTTAACTCGTCTGAAGCAGAAGCAAGAAGAGTGGACAAAGTGCCGTTTAGATTTTAACAAGGTTTGGGCtgaaatttatttgaaaaaccaTTACAAATCACTAGATCATCGCAGCTTCTATTTCAAGCAGCAGGATTCAAAGAACCTGAGTACAAAAT CTTTAGTGGCTGAAATCAAGGAGTTGAAAGAGAAGAACCAGAATGAGGATGATGTTCTCATGGCGAGCATTGCTGGTCACAGACAACCCCTGGCTCCACACCTCGAATATGACTATTTGGATGTTGGCATCCATGAAGACCTTTATAAACTTATAGAGTATTCATGTGAAGAGATGTGCTCAACCAAAGAACTGTTGGATAAAGTCATGATGCTCTGGACCACATTCTTGGAGCCAATGTTGAGTGTTCCTCCTCGACCTAATGGCAAAGAGGGTACTGATGATGATGGTAAAGCTCAGAATCCTACTGTAAACTTCACTGGGTCAAGCATTGCTGAATGTGATGGAAGTCCTAGAGCTGATGCTAATGTTAATTCTGAGCCACAGAAAGGTGCTAGTGACGGAGATGAGAACAGTTCACCAGAGCTCCCTAATTCTTGCAGAAATGGTTTGACAAATGGTGGAACTTTAGCCGAAGAAGAACCATCTGGTCGTGTCTATAGGGATGACTCAAAGCTGGAGAAAGAGATTAATTGTGCAGCTGATAAAAGGTCTGGAGTTAACATACTTGCAATTGAAGCAGAAAATAATCAAAGCAGAAACAACACTGAAGGGGCTTCAG CAGCTTCTAGACCTACTAGCGTTGCTGCTGGTAAGGGTCATGAATCTGAAGTTAATGTTGATCTTCTACATTCATCAGAG GGTGCTCGTGTAACAAAGCATGCTTTATTAGTAAATGGAGAGCCAACAGATGGCTTTTCTGCTAGTAGATATCACGAAGAATCTACTGGTCCAtccaaaattgaaaaagaagaaggTGAATTATCACCAAGTGGTGATTTTCAGGATTATTCTATTGCCTACAGTGATGCTGGTCTAAAGGCTGTGCCAAAGGCCAAGCATGGTATTGAAAACAGACAGTACTGGTCTGGAACTGCGAAAGAGTTGCATCCTGGAGATGCTGGAGGAGAAAATGATGCAGATGCTGATGATGAGGATAGTGGAAATGCCTCTGAAGCTGGTGACAATGCATCAGGCAATGAATCTGCAGGTGATGAATGCTCTCGTGAAGAGCATGAAGAAGAGGAAGAGATGGGCTGCGATGAAGTTGATGGCAAAGCTGAGAGTGAAGGTGAGGCTGAAGGGTTGACTGATGCACATGTGGGAGGAGATGGCATGTCGTCATTTTCAGAGCATTTTCTTTTTACGGTGAAGCCTCTTTCAAAGCATGTACCTGCAGTCTTATCTGAAGAAGATCGAAACAGTTCTTGTGTTTTCTACGCAAATGATGATTTCTATGTTCTTTTCCGACTTCATCGA ATCCTGTATGAAAGAGTACTGTCAGCAAAAACAAATTCAACGGCGGCTgaaataaagtgtaaaagttcaAAAGATGCTAGTTCTTCAGATTTTTATGCCAG ATTTACGAGTGCACTGTACCATCTGCTTGATGGATCTGCTGACAATGCGAAGTTTGAGGATGAATGTCGAGCTATAATAGGAAACCAGTCATATGAGTTATTTACATTGGACAAGTTAATATATAAATTGGTTAAGCAG CTTCAAGCTGTTGTGACAGATGAGATGGATAATAAGCTTCTTCAATTGTTTGATTATGAAAAATCTCGGAAACATAGGAAGACAACGGATTCAGTGTATTATGAGAATGCACGTGTCCTCCTCCATGAGGATAATATATATCGGTTGAAATCT TCATCTTCGCCATCTCGGTTGTCTATTCAGCTGATGGACAATGTCATTGAAAAGCCTGAGGCATTTGCTGTTGCAATGGAACCTTATTTTTCTGCTTCTTTGCACAACGATTTTCTGTCAGTCTATCCTGGAAAAAATGAGCCACATGGCATTACGCTAAGGAG AAACAAGAAAAAGTACGCAAGTCTAGATGAATTTGCTGCTACTTGCATGGCCATGGAAGGTGTTGAACTGGTTAATGGTTTAGAGAATAAGATAGCTTGCAACTCATACAAG ATCTCTTATGTGTTGGACACCGAAGATTTCTTCTTCCGTAGGAGAAGAAAGTCACCGCAATGCAGATCTTCATACAATAATCAAGCAAGAGTACAACGGTTCCATAAATTTTTATCTGCTTCGCAGTAA